From a single Brassica napus cultivar Da-Ae chromosome C9, Da-Ae, whole genome shotgun sequence genomic region:
- the LOC106432176 gene encoding L10-interacting MYB domain-containing protein yields the protein MRPKAVWEPEYHRVFLDLCVEQTMLGNKPGTHFSKEGWRNILSSFQEQTGAMYDRMQLKNHWDTMSRQWKIWCRLVQTGYMSWDPETNTFGASDEEWAYYLQENPDAGHYRLSVPQDLEKLEIIFAGSNNVEVRDDDDDEVSGARKRRRSGLQEAEEEEDSRSMCSSSNPQTKGYWSPSTHELFLDLLVQETLKGNRPDTHFNKEGWKTIFETINERTGLGYTRGQLKNHWDCTRKAWKIWCKLVGDEGMRWDPETGSFGATEEEWRNYIRENPRAGQFRHKEVPHADKLSIIFSGVIEPGETYAPPSRKKLLLRDRSESPRFRGDEGDYDEKPAKRLVSDGVLQESPVCVEMESAKRMYCIGECIESLNAMEEVEEGSDLYMFALDQFLKREYREIFLELKKPSLKIAWLQRLQSAALSNSTT from the exons ATGAGACCAAAGGCTGTGTGGGAGCCTGAGTACCACAGAGTGTTCCTCGATCTATGCGTGGAGCAGACTATGTTAGGGAACAAACCAGGGACGCATTTTTCGAAAGAAGGCTGGAGGAATATACTGAGTTCGTTTCAGGAGCAGACGGGCGCTATGTACGATAGGATGCAGCTTAAGAACCATTGGGATACAATGAGCAGGCAGTGGAAGATTTGGTGTAGGCTTGTTCAAACTGGTTACATGAGTTGGGATCCTGAGACTAATACGTTTGGTGCCAGTGATGAAGAATGGGCTTACTATTTACAG GAGAATCCTGATGCAGGGCATTATAGGTTGAGTGTTCCACAAGATCTCGAGAAGCTAGAGATTATCTTTGCCGGTAGTAATAATGTAGAAGtcagagatgatgatgatgatgaagtctCGGGAGCAAGGAAGAGGCGGAGAAGTGGtcttcaagaagctgaagaagaagaagatagcaGAAGCATGTGCAGCTCTTCTAACCCTCAAACAAAAGGGTACTGGTCTCCGTCCACACACGAGCTGTTTCTTGATCTGCTTGTGCAAGAGACTCTGAAAGGAAACAGACCAGACACACATTTCAACAAGGAAGGGTGGAAAACCATTTTCGAGACGATTAACGAGAGAACAGGACTTGGTTACACAAGAGGACAGCTGAAGAACCACTGGGACTGCACCAGGAAAGCTTGGAAGATCTGGTGCAAGCTCGTCGGAGACGAGGGCATGAGATGGGATCCGGAGACCGGTAGCTTCGGTGCTACGGAAGAGGAGTGGAGAAACTATATCCGGGAGAATCCGAGAGCAGGACAGTTTCGCCACAAGGAGGTACCTCACGCTGATAAGCTCTCAATCATCTTCAGCGGAGTTATAGAGCCGGGAGAGACGTACGCTCCTCCCTCTAGGAAGAAGCTCCTCCTCAGGGATCGTTCCGAGTCGCCGCGGTTTCGAGGAGATGAAGGGGATTACGACGAGAAGCCTGCTAAAAGGTTGGTGAGCGACGGTGTGTTGCAGGAGAGTCCTGTGTGCGTTGAGATGGAATCTGCAAAGAGGATGTACTGTATTGGGGAATGCATTGAGAGCCTTAATGCGATGGAGGAGGTGGAGGAAGGGAGTGATCTCTATATGTTTGCGTTGGATCAGTTTCTGAAGAGAGAGTACAGAGAGATCTTTCTTGAGCTGAAGAAGCCTAGTTTGAAAATTGCATGGTTGCAGAGACTTCAATCTGCAGCGCTTTCTAATTCTACAACTTGA
- the BNAC09G49660D gene encoding uncharacterized protein BNAC09G49660D — translation MEPVQPHLDTLKAIHVEDHDQRGKELITTDNNVEPRRSCSCAEEEDEERRSNASLCSVEVDLELGMKAVHLSEKDCRICHMTLDATNLESGVPIELGCSCKDDLAAAHKHCAETWFKIKGNKICEVCGSIAGNVEAEIEESRNEVNGTVNQSLRTVGPPLVEARSFWQGHRFLNFLLACMVFAFVISWLFHFNVPST, via the exons ATGGAGCCCGTACAGCCGCATCTCGACACCCTTAAAGCAATCCATGTCGAAGACCACGACCAAAGAGGAAAAGAGCTCATCACCACCGACAACAACGTAGAGCCTCGTCGGAGCTGCTCCTGTgcagaagaggaagatgaggaGCGGAGATCCAATGCGTCATTGTGTTCAGTGGAAGTAGATCTCGAGCTCGGGATGAAAGCTGTACACTTGTCAGAGAAAGATTGCAGGATTTGTCACATGACCTTGGACGCAACGAATCTTGAATCTGGTGTTCCGATCGAGCTAGGCTGCTCTTGCAAAGATGATCTCGCTGCTGCTCACAAGCACTGTGCTGAGACTTGGTTCAAGATCAAAGGAAACAA AATCTGTGAAGTATGCGGGTCTATTGCGGGCAACGTTGAGGCCGAGATTGAGGAAAGTCGGAATGAAGTAAATGGTACGGTGAATCAATCTCTGAGAACGGTTGGTCCTCCGTTGGTGGAAGCTAGAAGCTTCTGGCAAGGTCACCGTTTCTTGAATTTCCTTTTAGCTTGTATGGTCTTTGCCTTTGTGATCTCATGGCTCTTCCACTTCAATGTTCCCTCCACATAA
- the BNAC09G49650D gene encoding uncharacterized protein BNAC09G49650D, with protein sequence MRKLCPNYNLEDGLETVLEVPMPEELFSASKTKPGWNQMKSFWSKPTATATATNMTRLFGGRNAEIQLLLGVVGAPLIPLPVQPDHHNDYENPIHKDIKDQPLEMSMAQYIVKQYIAAVGGERALNAIESMYAMGKVRMTASEFCTGEGSLNSKMVKARSIRSGGGEVGGFVLWQKGIELWCLELVVSGCKISAGSDAKVAWRQTPWHPSHASRGPPRPLRRFLQGLDPKSTANLFARSSCMGEKKINDEDCFILKLEAEPSTLKARSSSNVEIIRHTVWGCFSQRTGLLIQLEDSHLLRIKAQEDNSIFWETTMESLIQDYRIIDGVQVAHAGKSSVSLFRFGENSDNHSRTRMEETWEIEEMDFNIKGLCMDCFLPPSDLKKDDDEEEEEEEEVEVECGLAANNEKLPMKIRSASLKISSSKVLAIVEEEDESDVTEEMEET encoded by the exons ATGAGAAAACTCTGTCCCAACTACAACCTCGAAGACGGGTTAGAGACCGTTCTCGAGGTTCCTATGCCCGAGGAGTTGTTCTCTGCGTCCAAGACCAAACCGGGATGGAACCAAATGAAGTCTTTCTGGTCAAAACCCACGGCCACCGCAACCGCCACAAACATGACGCGACTCTTTGGTGGTCGTAACGCCGAGATCCAGCTCCTCCTTGGAGTCGTTGGAGCTCCTTTGATCCCTCTCCCTGTTCAGCCTGACCACCACAACGATTATGAAAACCCTATCCATAAAGACATCAAAGACCAACCTCTC GAGATGTCGATGGCTCAATACATAGTAAAACAGTACATAGCAGCGGTAGGAGGAGAACGGGCGTTAAACGCAATAGAGAGTATGTACGCGATGGGGAAAGTGAGGATGACGGCATCAGAGTTCTGCACAGGAGAAGGAAGCTTGAACAGCAAAATGGTGAAGGCAAGGAGTATCAGGAGTGGTGGAGGAGAAGTAGGAGGCTTTGTGTTGTGGCAAAAGGGTATAGAGCTATGGTGTCTTGAGCTAGTCGTCTCCGGCTGCAAAATCAGTGCCGGTAGTGACGCCAAAGTTGCTTGGAGACAAACTCCATGGCACCCTTCTCATGCCTCTCGCGGTCCTCCTAGACCATTGCGCCGTTTCCTCCAG GGTCTTGACCCAAAGTCAACGGCAAACCTATTCGCAAGATCTTCATGCATGGGAGAGAAGAAGATAAACGACGAAGACTGTTTCATACTCAAGCTCGAAGCCGAGCCATCAACTCTCAAGGCGAGAAGCAGCAGCAACGTAGAGATCATACGCCACACCGTGTGGGGATGTTTCAGCCAGAGAACAGGTCTTCTAATCCAGCTCGAAGACTCTCACCTCCTGAGAATCAAAGCTCAAGAAGACAACAGCATCTTCTGGGAGACGACGATGGAGTCTCTGATCCAAGACTACAGGATCATCGACGGCGTCCAGGTGGCACACGCTGGTAAAAGCTCGGTTTCTCTGTTTAGGTTTGGCGAGAACTCGGATAACCACTCGAGGACGAGGATGGAAGAGACTTGGGAGATTGAAGAAATGGATTTTAACATCAAGGGTTTGTGCATGGATTGTTTCTTGCCTCCTTCTGATCTCAAGaaggatgatgatgaggaggaagaagaggaagaggaagtggAAGTGGAGTGTGGGTTAGCTGCGAATAACGAGAAGCTTCCTATGAAGATTAGAAGCGCTTCTTTGAAGATTAGTTCGTCTAAGGTTCTAGCCATTGTGGAAGAAGAGGATGAATCAGATGTCACTGAAGAGATGGAGGAGACGTAA
- the LOC106432173 gene encoding transcription factor DIVARICATA — METLHPLLSHVPTSDHRFVVQEMMCLQTSIWTKEENKKFERALAIYADDTPDRWFKVAAMIPGKTISDVMTQYSKLEEDLFDIEAGLIPIPGYPSAGFDQLVSPYDHDLYRKRPSGGARGFDQDRRKGVPWTEEEHRRFLLGLLKYGKGDWRNISRNFVGSKTPTQVASHAQKYYQRQLSGAKDKRRPSIHDITTVNLLNTNITRPSSDHDRFLQQPDESKLGFTDKGNAEEGVMFLGQNLSSVLSPYEPAFKFTGTNVYGGGAYGLARS, encoded by the exons ATGGAGACTCTGCATCCACTACTCTCTCACGTGCCCACTTCTGACCACCGGTTCGTTGTTCAAGAGATGATGTGCTTGCAAACATCGATCTGGACTAAAGAAGAGAACAAGAAGTTTGAGCGAGCCCTAGCTATATACGCTGATGACACTCCTGACCGCTGGTTCAAGGTTGCTGCCATGATCCCTGGAAAAACCATCTCGGATGTCATGACGCAGTACTCTAAGCTCGAAGAAGACCTCTTCGATATCGAAGCAGGGCTTATCCCCATCCCTGGTTACCCTTCAGCTGGATTCGATCAGCTCGTTAGTCCCTATGACCATGATCTGTATCGCAAACGTCCTAGTGGAGGAGCCAGAGGATTTGATCAAGATCGAAGGAAAGGAGTTCCATGGACGGAGGAAGAACACAG ACGATTCTTGTTAGGCCTTCTCAAGTATGGAAAAGGAGACTGGAGAAACATATCAAGGAACTTTGTCGGATCGAAAACACCAACTCAGGTTGCTAGCCATGCTCAAAAATACTATCAAAGACAGCTCTCTGGCGCTAAAGACAAACGCCGGCCTAGCATTCACGACATCACCACCGTCAATCTTCTGAACACCAATATCACCCGTCCATCTTCTGATCATGACCGCTTCCTCCAACAACCAGATGAATCAAAACTAGGGTTCACCGACAAGGGTAATGCAGAGGAGGGAGTGATGTTTCTTGGTCAGAATCTTTCTTCGGTCTTGTCTCCCTACGAACCTGCGTTTAAGTTCACAGGAACAAATGTTTATGGCGGTGGAGCTTACGGTCTCGCCAGATCCTGA
- the LOC106432214 gene encoding plant intracellular Ras-group-related LRR protein 1, translating into MVTELNPNNFPVLSYVLDRLPSFTAKSSSDGDKPPSKSDPSSSSSHSIEIVTQMPHLAHPDVLASMTSAIADVSQTRSVLRTLGPRPDHETVDKARARLAEIDASLSESFEEIALSANDVDVAEKEQKRREAVDQEKTWYNSILKLNELHESYEKLLKEGEERLVRIYESAEKNAAAVAEEEAKEVEVNEEVVSILQQAEEKPLDRVDLSGRKLKLLPEAFGRIQGLLVLNLYNNQLEAIPDSIAGLHSLLELDLSTNFLETLPDSIGLLSKLKILNVSCNKLTTLPDSICKCGSLVVLDASYNNLTYLPTNIGFELVHLEKLLIHLNKIRSLPTSVGEMRSLRYLDAHFNELNGLPESFGMLTNLEYLNLSSNFSDLQDLPASFGDLISLQELDLSNNQIHSLPDAFGTLVNLTKLNLDQNPLVVPPEEVVKQGVDAVKMYMGKRWVSMLEEEEKMANMKEEMEQANADWLARTTSKLKTYVTEVSEYLGSNSPKDPFLDQQL; encoded by the exons ATGGTGACGGAGCTCAACCCTAACAACTTCCCCGTTCTTTCTTACGTCTTAGATCGCCTCCCTTCCTTCACCGCCAAATCCTCTTCCGATGGAGATAAACCACCGTCCAAATCCGATCCATCCTCGTCCTCGAGCCACTCCATCGAGATCGTTACTCAGATGCCTCACTTAGCTCACCCCGACGTCCTCGCTTCCATGACAAGCGCCATCGCCGACGTCTCGCAGACCCGATCCGTCCTCCGAACCTTAGGACCGAGACCAGATCACGAGACCGTCGACAAAGCGCGCGCGAGACTCGCGGAGATCGACGCGTCCTTGTCCGAGTCCTTCGAGGAGATCGCTCTCTCTGCTAACGACGTCGACGTGGCGGAGAAAGAGCAGAAGAGGAGGGAAGCCGTGGATCAAGAGAAGACTTGGTACAACTCCATCCTTAAGCTTAACGAGCTTCACGAGTCGTACGAGAAGCTTTTGAAAGAAGGAGAGGAGAGGCTCGTGAGGATCTACGAGTCGGCTGAGAAGAACGCGGCGGCTGTGGCCGAGGAGGAAGCTAAGGAGGTTGAAGTTAATGAGGAGGTTGTGAGTATATTGCAGCAAGCTGAGGAGAAACCGTTGGATCGAGTTGATTTGTCTGGGAGGAAACTGAAACTGCTCCCTGAAGCGTTTGGTCGGATCCAAGGTCTCCTTGTCCTTAACCTCTATAACAATCAGCTTGAG GCCATTCCTGATTCGATTGCTGGATTGCACAGCCTACTTGAACTTGATTTGTCCACCAATTTTCTAGAGACATTACCTGATTCTATTGGTTTACTGTCCAAACTAAAGATCTTGAATGTCTCTTGTAACAAACTCACAACTTTACCTGATTCCATCTGCAAATGTGG gtctTTGGTTGTCTTGGACGCGAGCTACAACAACCTCACCTACTTACCAACCAACATTGGATTCGAGCTAGTTCATCTAGAGAAACTCTTGATCCATCTCAACAAAATCAGATCCTTACCAACATCCGTCGGCGAAATGAGATCCTTACGCTACCTTGACGCACACTTCAACGAACTTAACGGTCTCCCAGAATCATTCGGGATGCTCACTAACCTCGAGTATCTCAACCTGAGCAGTAACTTCAGCGACCTCCAAGATCTTCCTGCTTCGTTCGGAGATCTCATTAGCCTCCAAGAACTAGACTTGAGCAACAACCAGATCCATTCTCTGCCCGACGCTTTCGGCACGCTGGTGAACCTGACTAAACTGAACTTGGACCAGAACCCGCTCGTGGTCCCACCCGAGGAAGTGGTGAAACAGGGCGTGGATGCGGTTAAAATGTATATGGGTAAGAGATGGGTTAGTATgttggaagaggaagagaagatgGCTAACATGAAGGAAGAGATGGAGCAGGCAAACGCGGACTGGCTTGCTCGAACCACTTCGAAGCTGAAAACGTATGTGACTGAGGTATCTGAGTATCTTGGCTCGAATTCGCCAAAAGATCCTTTCCTTGACCAGCAGCTATGA
- the LOC106432211 gene encoding RING-H2 finger protein ATL43 → MSSPSSSLLLVSLLSLFLNASLADNDRYNTTAVVIMNPTTPPPLPPPSPLQRHNVTSSFMPGIAVVIAVLTAVFSLTFLILLYVKHCKRRNGYVNDTQRFATSRYYGGGGYGGGGVGRKTSGIDRSVIESLPVFRFGALSGHKEGLECAVCLARFEPTEVLRLLPKCKHAFHVECVDTWLDAHSTCPLCRYRVDPEDILLISDCNSWFELRLSNNRREESNNNNNNTGSTRFDFVSRISGRHSSAGERASRLNEVRTSSSSKSIPISIRRSLDSSLRINDGEEKTDSVAVAVGCFDRNQQRKDGLLLNSNRESFEARFEHRIIISGGNRDQRWSEVRPADLLYLRSEMILSDCRKLAAAEDGREVIGGRSVSELTSIDRRRRWGGEPRQRQATAVISRWLAWSHRPSASSAV, encoded by the coding sequence AtgtcttctccttcttcctcgtTACTTCTTGTTTCTCTCCTCTCCCTCTTCCTCAACGCCTCACTCGCAGACAATGATCGTTACAACACCACGGCGGTCGTGATAATGAACCCAACAACACCACCGCCTCTCCCGCCGCCTTCTCCACTTCAACGGCATAACGTCACTTCCTCTTTCATGCCCGGAATCGCCGTAGTCATCGCTGTCCTCACCGCCGTCTTCTCCCTCACGTTCTTGATCCTCCTCTACGTCAAACACTGCAAACGACGCAACGGATACGTCAACGATACGCAGCGTTTCGCAACGTCAAGATACTACGGAGGAGGAGGTTACGGTGGAGGCGGAGTAGGGAGGAAAACCTCCGGTATAGACCGGTCTGTGATCGAATCTTTACCGGTTTTCCGGTTTGGTGCACTGAGCGGTCACAAGGAAGGGCTAGAGTGCGCCGTGTGCTTGGCCCGGTTCGAACCGACGGAAGTCTTGAGGCTATTGCCGAAATGCAAACACGCTTTCCACGTAGAGTGCGTTGACACGTGGCTAGACGCGCACTCCACTTGCCCGCTTTGCCGTTACCGGGTCGACCCGGAAGATATCCTCTTGATCAGTGATTGCAACTCGTGGTTCGAGCTCCGTTTATCTAATAACCGTCGAGAAGaatctaataataataataataataccgGTTCGACCCGGTTTGATTTCGTGAGTCGTATCTCCGGTCGGCATTCATCGGCCGGAGAACGCGCGAGTCGACTCAACGAAGTTAGAACGTCTTCTTCGTCAAAATCGATTCCCATTTCGATTAGGAGGTCGCTCGATAGCTCTCTGAGGATCAACGACGGCGAGGAGAAAACGGACTCCGTCGCTGTCGCCGTCGGGTGTTTCGATCGGAATCAACAGAGGAAAGACGGATTGTTGCTTAATTCGAACCGGGAAAGCTTCGAGGCGAGGTTCGAGCACCGGATAATAATCTCCGGCGGGAATCGAGATCAGAGATGGAGCGAGGTGAGGCCGGCGGATCTTCTTTACCTGCGATCGGAGATGATACTGAGTGATTGCCGGAAGCTAGCTGCGGCGGAGGATGGCAGAGAGGTGATTGGTGGGAGAAGCGTGTCGGAGTTAACGAGCATTGATAGACGGAGGAGATGGGGAGGAGAGCCGAGACAACGACAAGCCACGGCGGTGATCTCGAGATGGCTCGCTTGGTCCCACCGTCCCTCCGCTTCCAGCGCTGtttaa
- the LOC106432212 gene encoding probable sugar phosphate/phosphate translocator At3g11320 yields the protein MKMATNGRFFTMGIVASWYSSNIGVLLLNKYLLSNYGFKYPIFLTMCHMTACSLLSYVAIAWLKMVPMQTIRSRVQFLKISALSLVFCVSVVFGNVSLRFLPVSFNQAIGATTPFFTAVFAYVMTLKREAWLTYFTLLPVVTGVVIASGSEPSFHLFGFIMCIAATASRALKSVLQGILLSSEGEKLNSMNLLLYMAPIAVVFLLPATLIMEKNVVGITIALARDDFRIVWYLLFNSALAYFVNLTNFLVTKHTSALTLQVLGNAKGAVAVVVSILIFKNPVSVTGMLGYSLTVCGVILYSEAKKRSK from the exons ATGAAGATGGCGACGAACGGCCGGTTCTTCACAATGGGGATCGTCGCGTCGTGGTACTCCTCCAACATCGGAGTGCTGTTACTAAACAAGTACCTCCTCAGCAACTACGGTTTCAAATACCCGATCTTCCTCACCATGTGCCACATGACCGCCTGCTCCCTCCTCAGCTACGTCGCCATCGCTTGGCTCAAGATGGTCCCTATGCAGACGATCCGATCCCGCGTCCAGTTCCTCAAGATCTCGGCTCTGAGCCTCGTCTTCTGCGTGTCGGTGGTCTTCGGTAACGTCTCGCTCCGGTTTCTACCGGTTTCGTTTAACCAGGCCATCGGCGCAACGACGCCGTTTTTCACTGCCGTGTTTGCGTATGTGATGACGCTCAAGAGGGAGGCTTGGTTGACTTACTTCACTCTCCTCCCTGTTGTTACTGGTGTTGTTATTGCCAGTGGg AGTGAACCAAGCTTTCACCTTTTTGGATTCATTATGTGCATTGCAGCCACAGCTTCCAGAGCACTTAAATCAGTGCTTCAAGGGATTTTGCTTTCTTCTGAAGG GGAGAAGCTGAACTCCATGAATCTCCTCCTCTACATGGCTCCAATAGCTGTGGTGTTCCTTCTGCCTGCTACTCTTATCATGGAGAAAAACGTTGTAGGCATTACAATTGCACTTGCAAGAGATGATTTCAGAATCGTTTGGTATCTGCTGTTCAACTCAGCGCTCGCCTATTTCGTAAACTTGACAAACTTCTTGGTCACGAAACACACTAGCGCCCTCACTCTGCAG GTGCTAGGAAACGCCAAAGGAGCAGTGGCAGTGGTAGTCTCCATTCTAATATTCAAGAACCCTGTTTCAGTGACCGGAATGCTCGGTTACTCCCTCACTGTCTGTGGAGTTATCCTCTACAGTGAAGCCAAGAAACGGAGCAAATGA